One region of Syntrophorhabdaceae bacterium genomic DNA includes:
- a CDS encoding molybdopterin-binding protein → MKKVNVEEALGTVLAHDITEIIPGKKKDVAFRRGKIIEKEDIERLLDLGKRSLYVFEGEIKGVHENEAGMRIAQAIMDEHMEPLPPKEGKVSIISKVNGLFYVNDRYLYEINRIKDILLSTVPNRHPVKPGDIVAATRIIPLYIKERELKKVERAGEQGVIRISPFKQLKIGLVITGTEVYSGRIPDGSHVVEKKLKGYGLTVVDKKIVPDDIVTIRDAIMAQLDMGTDIVMTTAGLSVDPDDVTRDGIEATGAEVLFYGTPVFPGAMFLVARLKGKYILGAPACVYYNKYTVMDIILARIMAGEKMYKKDMVKLSYGGLCMQCGVCHYPTCFFGKGP, encoded by the coding sequence GAAGAAGCGCTCGGCACCGTTCTTGCCCATGATATCACCGAGATTATCCCCGGCAAGAAAAAGGATGTTGCATTCCGGAGAGGAAAGATCATTGAGAAAGAGGACATAGAAAGGCTTCTGGACCTTGGGAAAAGAAGCCTCTACGTTTTTGAAGGCGAAATAAAAGGAGTGCATGAGAACGAGGCGGGCATGAGGATAGCCCAGGCCATTATGGATGAACATATGGAGCCGTTGCCCCCAAAGGAAGGCAAGGTCAGCATCATAAGCAAGGTGAACGGACTTTTTTATGTCAATGACCGCTACCTCTATGAGATAAACAGGATCAAGGATATCCTCTTAAGCACAGTTCCAAACAGACATCCTGTCAAGCCGGGCGATATTGTCGCGGCAACAAGGATCATTCCGCTTTATATCAAAGAACGTGAACTGAAAAAGGTTGAACGGGCAGGGGAACAGGGTGTTATAAGGATAAGCCCTTTCAAACAGTTGAAGATAGGTCTTGTGATCACCGGAACAGAGGTCTACAGCGGGAGGATACCTGACGGCTCCCATGTTGTTGAGAAGAAATTAAAGGGCTATGGCTTGACAGTGGTGGATAAAAAGATTGTACCTGACGATATAGTAACGATCAGGGATGCTATTATGGCGCAGCTTGACATGGGAACTGATATCGTCATGACCACCGCCGGTCTTTCTGTCGATCCTGACGATGTGACGAGGGATGGCATAGAAGCAACCGGGGCAGAGGTCTTGTTTTACGGGACACCTGTTTTCCCCGGGGCGATGTTTCTCGTTGCGCGTCTGAAAGGGAAGTATATCCTGGGTGCCCCGGCATGTGTCTACTATAATAAATATACCGTTATGGACATTATACTCGCGAGGATTATGGCCGGCGAGAAGATGTACAAAAAGGATATGGTAAAACTTTCTTACGGAGGATTGTGTATGCAATGCGGGGTTTGTCATTATCCGACCTGTTTCTTCGGGAAGGGACCATGA